One Micromonospora sp. WMMD1120 genomic region harbors:
- a CDS encoding phosphoglycerate kinase produces MSIRTLDDLLAEGVSGRRVLVRADLNVPLDKQTGAITDDGRIRAVLPTLGALVEAGAKVVVCSHLGRPKGAPDPQFSLSPVAGRLGELLGAPVRFATDTVGESARATVADLADGQVALLENLRFNAGETSKDEAERGAFADQLAAFGDAYVDDAFGAVHRKHASVFDVPARLPHVAGRLVLREVEVLSKLTGDPERPYVVVLGGSKVSDKLAVIEALLPTVDRLLIGGGMCFTFLKAQGLEVGTSLLEKDMVETCRNLLERSGGKIMLPVDVVVADAFAPDAAHDTVRVDGIPSHRLGLDVGPETVAGFSAALSQAKTIFWNGPMGVFEMPAFAAGTRGVAEAITKADAFSVVGGGDSAAAVRALGLDESSFGHISTGGGASLEYLEGKTLPGIAALEK; encoded by the coding sequence GTGAGCATCCGGACCCTCGACGACCTGCTCGCCGAGGGGGTGTCGGGTCGGCGCGTGCTGGTGCGCGCCGACCTGAACGTCCCGCTCGACAAGCAGACCGGTGCGATCACTGATGACGGCCGCATCCGCGCGGTGCTGCCGACCCTCGGCGCGTTGGTTGAGGCCGGCGCGAAGGTGGTCGTCTGCTCGCACCTGGGCCGCCCGAAGGGCGCGCCGGACCCGCAGTTCAGCCTCAGCCCGGTCGCCGGGCGGCTCGGTGAGCTGCTCGGAGCGCCGGTGCGCTTCGCCACCGACACCGTCGGCGAGTCGGCCCGCGCCACCGTCGCCGACCTGGCCGACGGTCAGGTTGCCCTGCTGGAGAACCTGCGCTTCAACGCGGGCGAGACCAGTAAGGACGAAGCCGAGCGGGGCGCCTTCGCCGACCAGCTCGCCGCGTTCGGCGACGCGTACGTGGACGACGCGTTCGGCGCGGTGCACCGCAAGCACGCGAGCGTCTTCGACGTGCCGGCGCGGCTGCCGCACGTCGCGGGCCGACTGGTGCTGCGCGAGGTCGAGGTGCTGTCGAAGCTGACCGGCGACCCGGAGCGACCGTACGTGGTGGTGCTCGGCGGGTCGAAGGTGTCCGACAAGCTCGCGGTGATCGAGGCGCTGCTGCCCACCGTGGACCGGCTGCTCATCGGCGGTGGCATGTGCTTCACCTTCCTCAAGGCCCAGGGCCTGGAGGTGGGCACCTCGCTGCTGGAGAAGGACATGGTCGAGACCTGCCGCAACCTGCTGGAGCGCTCCGGCGGCAAGATCATGCTTCCGGTCGACGTGGTGGTGGCGGACGCGTTCGCCCCGGACGCCGCGCACGACACGGTCCGCGTCGACGGCATCCCGAGCCACCGGCTCGGCCTGGACGTCGGCCCGGAGACGGTGGCCGGCTTCAGCGCCGCGCTGTCCCAGGCGAAGACCATCTTCTGGAACGGGCCGATGGGCGTGTTCGAGATGCCGGCCTTCGCGGCGGGCACCCGGGGGGTCGCCGAGGCGATCACCAAGGCCGACGCGTTCAGCGTCGTCGGTGGCGGTGACAGCGCGGCGGCGGTCCGTGCCCTCGGGTTGGACGAGTCGTCCTTCGGGCACATCTCCACCGGCGGTGGCGCCTCCCTGGAATACCTCGAGGGCAAGACCCTCCCCGGCATCGCGGCCCTGGAGAAATGA
- the gap gene encoding type I glyceraldehyde-3-phosphate dehydrogenase, with translation MTIRVGINGFGRIGRNFFRAVLASDADIEVVAVNDLTDNGTLAHLLKYDSILGRLPYEVKATADEITVGGKTIKAYAEKDPAALPWGEVGADVVIESTGFFTDATKAKAHVDGGAKKVIISAPAKNEDVTVVMGVNHDQYDPAKHTIISNASCTTNCLAPMAKVLQDTFGITKGLMTTIHAYTQDQNLQDAPHKDLRRARAAALNIVPTSTGAAKAIGLVLPELKGKLDGYALRVPIPTGSATDLTVEVGRETTVDEVNAALKAAADGPLKGILVYNEDPIVSADIVTDPASCIFDAPLTKVIGNQVKVVGWYDNEWGYSNRLVDLVKLVGSSL, from the coding sequence GTGACCATCCGGGTTGGCATCAACGGCTTTGGCCGAATCGGCCGTAACTTCTTCCGGGCAGTGCTGGCGTCCGACGCCGACATCGAGGTCGTGGCGGTCAACGACCTGACCGACAACGGCACGCTCGCCCACCTGCTCAAGTACGACAGCATCCTGGGTCGTCTGCCGTACGAGGTCAAGGCCACCGCCGACGAGATCACCGTCGGTGGCAAGACCATCAAGGCGTACGCCGAGAAGGACCCGGCGGCGCTGCCGTGGGGCGAGGTCGGCGCGGACGTCGTCATCGAGTCGACCGGCTTCTTCACCGACGCCACCAAGGCCAAGGCGCACGTCGACGGCGGGGCCAAGAAGGTCATCATCTCCGCCCCGGCGAAGAACGAGGACGTCACCGTCGTCATGGGCGTGAACCACGACCAGTACGACCCGGCGAAGCACACGATCATCTCCAACGCCTCGTGCACCACCAACTGCCTGGCCCCGATGGCGAAGGTCCTGCAGGACACGTTCGGCATCACCAAGGGTCTGATGACCACGATCCACGCGTACACCCAGGACCAGAACCTCCAGGACGCGCCGCACAAGGACCTGCGCCGGGCCCGCGCCGCCGCGCTGAACATCGTGCCGACCTCCACCGGCGCCGCGAAGGCCATCGGCCTGGTCCTGCCGGAGCTGAAGGGCAAGCTCGACGGGTACGCGCTGCGGGTGCCGATCCCGACCGGCTCGGCCACCGACCTGACCGTCGAGGTCGGCCGCGAGACCACCGTCGACGAGGTCAACGCCGCGCTGAAGGCCGCCGCGGACGGCCCGCTCAAGGGCATCCTGGTCTACAACGAGGACCCGATCGTCTCCGCCGACATCGTCACCGACCCGGCGTCGTGCATCTTCGACGCGCCGCTGACCAAGGTGATCGGCAACCAGGTCAAGGTCGTCGGCTGGTACGACAACGAGTGGGGCTACTCCAACCGCCTCGTCGACCTGGTCAAGCTGGTCGGTAGCTCACTGTGA
- the whiA gene encoding DNA-binding protein WhiA: MAMTAAVKDELSRVDVPKPCCRRAEMAALLRFAGGLHIVSGRVVVEAELDTGAVARRLRREIAEVYGYPSEIHVLASGGLRKGSHFIVRVVKDGEALARQTGLLDVRGRPVRGLPPHVVAANVCCAVSAWRGAFMAHGSLTEPGRSSALEITCPGPESALALVGAARRIGITAKNREVRGVDRVVVKDGDAIAALLTRIGAHSSVLAWEERRVRREVRATANRLANFDDANLRRSARAAVAAAARVTRALEILADEAPNHLTDAGRLRLEHRQASLEELGALADPPLTKDAIAGRIRRLLALADKRARDLGIPDTEAAVTPDMLVV, translated from the coding sequence ATGGCGATGACGGCCGCGGTCAAGGACGAGCTGAGTCGGGTCGACGTGCCCAAGCCCTGCTGTCGGCGCGCGGAGATGGCCGCGCTGCTGCGCTTCGCGGGCGGGCTGCACATCGTCTCCGGTCGGGTGGTGGTGGAGGCCGAGCTGGACACCGGGGCGGTGGCCCGACGGCTGCGGCGGGAGATCGCCGAGGTCTACGGCTACCCGAGCGAGATCCACGTTCTGGCCTCCGGCGGGCTGCGCAAGGGCAGCCACTTCATCGTGCGCGTGGTCAAGGACGGCGAGGCCCTCGCCCGGCAGACCGGCCTGCTCGACGTGCGGGGCCGCCCGGTGCGCGGGCTGCCCCCGCACGTGGTGGCGGCGAACGTCTGCTGCGCGGTCTCCGCGTGGCGGGGCGCGTTCATGGCACACGGCTCGCTCACCGAACCCGGCCGCTCCAGCGCGCTGGAGATCACCTGCCCGGGGCCCGAGTCCGCGCTGGCGCTGGTCGGCGCGGCCCGCCGCATCGGCATCACCGCCAAGAACCGCGAGGTACGCGGGGTGGACCGGGTGGTCGTCAAGGACGGTGACGCCATCGCCGCACTGCTCACCCGCATCGGCGCGCACTCCAGCGTGCTGGCCTGGGAGGAACGCCGGGTCCGCCGCGAGGTGCGCGCCACCGCCAACCGGCTCGCCAACTTCGACGACGCCAACCTGCGCCGCTCGGCGCGCGCCGCGGTCGCCGCCGCCGCCCGGGTCACCCGCGCCCTGGAGATCCTCGCCGACGAGGCGCCCAACCACCTGACCGACGCCGGGCGGCTGCGCCTGGAGCACCGCCAGGCGTCGCTGGAGGAGTTGGGCGCGCTGGCCGACCCCCCGCTGACCAAGGACGCCATCGCCGGCCGGATCCGCCGGCTCCTGGCGCTCGCCGACAAGCGCGCCCGGGACCTCGGCATCCCGGATACCGAAGCGGCAGTCACGCCCGACATGCTCGTGGTCTGA
- a CDS encoding 2-phospho-L-lactate transferase CofD family protein: MTSRRVVAFGGGHGLSASLRALRHCAPELDLDITAVVTVGDDGGSSGRLRAERGGLPPGDLRQALVALAGDHPATRRSAGLFQHRFAAVPAGVPATGAVDAAPAAGDDPDRSGGGPRGTDGAGPRGTDGASAGGDGLTGHAVGNLVLCGLMELLGDPVAALEHAGAMLGAVGRVLPMSRQPVGIEARVRGADPAAPDEVRTVRGQHQVAVTTGRVESLRLTPSAPPACAEAIEAIRAADWLIFGPGSWYTSVLPHLLVPQLADAIVSTSARRLVTLNLAAEKETLGLSVADHLAALHWYLPELKVDLVLADAKAVGDPEPVERAAESLGARLVLAPVAVIDGTPRHDPAALGAALVPVLGSDR, encoded by the coding sequence ATGACGTCCCGGCGGGTCGTGGCGTTCGGCGGCGGGCACGGGCTGTCCGCCTCCCTGCGCGCGCTGCGCCATTGCGCCCCCGAACTCGACCTCGACATCACCGCCGTGGTGACGGTGGGCGACGACGGGGGGTCCAGCGGTCGGCTCCGCGCCGAGCGGGGTGGACTGCCCCCGGGTGACCTGCGGCAGGCGCTGGTGGCCTTGGCGGGGGACCATCCGGCCACCCGGCGCAGCGCCGGGCTGTTCCAGCACCGCTTCGCCGCCGTGCCGGCGGGCGTACCCGCAACGGGGGCGGTCGACGCGGCCCCGGCTGCCGGCGACGACCCGGACCGGTCCGGCGGCGGCCCGCGCGGGACCGACGGGGCTGGCCCGCGTGGCACCGACGGCGCGTCGGCCGGCGGCGACGGGCTGACCGGGCACGCGGTGGGCAACCTGGTGCTCTGCGGCCTGATGGAGCTGCTCGGCGACCCGGTGGCCGCGCTGGAGCACGCCGGCGCGATGCTCGGCGCGGTGGGCCGGGTGTTGCCGATGTCCCGCCAGCCGGTCGGCATCGAGGCCCGGGTCCGCGGCGCCGACCCGGCCGCCCCGGACGAGGTGCGCACCGTGCGCGGTCAACACCAGGTGGCGGTCACCACGGGTCGGGTCGAGTCGCTGCGACTCACCCCGAGCGCCCCGCCGGCCTGCGCCGAGGCCATCGAGGCCATCCGCGCGGCGGACTGGTTGATCTTCGGACCGGGGAGTTGGTACACGAGCGTGCTGCCACACCTGCTGGTGCCGCAGCTCGCCGACGCGATCGTGTCCACCTCGGCCCGGAGGCTGGTCACGCTCAACCTCGCCGCGGAGAAGGAGACCCTCGGGCTCTCCGTCGCCGACCACCTAGCGGCCCTGCACTGGTATTTGCCCGAACTCAAGGTGGATCTCGTGCTCGCCGACGCCAAGGCGGTGGGTGACCCCGAACCGGTCGAACGTGCGGCAGAATCGCTGGGCGCCCGCCTGGTCCTCGCCCCCGTCGCGGTCATCGACGGCACTCCCCGCCATGATCCCGCTGCCCTGGGCGCCGCGCTGGTGCCTGTCCTGGGCTCCGATCGTTAG
- the rapZ gene encoding RNase adapter RapZ, with amino-acid sequence MDDRAVGDGQVATESETTLVVVTGVSGGGRSTVARALENVGYYVVDNLPQALMLDMAELAFKAGGAARRTAMVLDVRSRAFFTDLAGAIRELRDRGFSPRVVFVDADDEVLIRRFESVRRSHPLQGDGRLADGIAVERGLLEEARDQADVIIDTSHLNVNQLRRRIEELFGGEDARRLRVTVLSFGFKYGLPPDADFVLDARFLPNPYWVPELREHTGREEAVSAYVLGQEGADAFVASYADLVNATTTGFEREGKRYLTVAVGCTGGKHRSVAIAEELASRLRHSGLAANAQHRDLGRE; translated from the coding sequence ATGGACGACCGGGCTGTCGGCGACGGGCAGGTGGCGACCGAGTCGGAGACCACTCTCGTGGTGGTCACCGGCGTCTCCGGGGGTGGCCGTAGCACCGTCGCCCGGGCGTTGGAGAACGTCGGTTACTACGTGGTCGACAACCTGCCGCAGGCACTGATGCTGGACATGGCCGAGCTGGCGTTCAAGGCCGGCGGAGCGGCCCGGCGTACGGCGATGGTGCTGGATGTCCGGTCGCGGGCCTTCTTCACCGATCTGGCCGGAGCCATCCGAGAACTGCGGGACCGCGGGTTCTCACCCCGGGTGGTGTTCGTCGACGCCGATGACGAGGTGCTGATCCGGCGGTTCGAGAGCGTCCGCCGTTCGCACCCGCTCCAGGGCGACGGGCGGCTGGCCGACGGCATCGCCGTGGAGCGTGGCCTGCTGGAGGAGGCGCGCGACCAGGCCGACGTGATCATCGACACCAGCCACCTGAACGTCAACCAGCTCCGGCGGCGCATCGAGGAGCTGTTCGGCGGCGAGGACGCCCGGCGGCTGCGGGTGACTGTGCTGTCCTTCGGCTTCAAGTACGGCCTGCCGCCGGACGCCGACTTCGTGCTGGACGCCCGTTTCCTGCCGAACCCGTACTGGGTGCCGGAGCTGCGCGAGCACACCGGACGGGAGGAGGCGGTCAGCGCGTACGTGCTGGGTCAGGAGGGCGCGGACGCCTTCGTCGCCTCGTACGCCGACCTGGTCAACGCCACCACCACCGGATTCGAGCGGGAGGGCAAGCGCTACCTCACCGTCGCGGTCGGCTGCACCGGTGGCAAGCATCGCAGCGTGGCCATCGCCGAGGAGCTGGCCAGCCGGCTGCGCCACTCCGGCCTGGCGGCCAACGCCCAGCACCGCGACCTGGGGCGGGAATGA